From one Dyella sp. 2HG41-7 genomic stretch:
- the mscL gene encoding large-conductance mechanosensitive channel protein MscL, whose protein sequence is MSMLKEFKEFAMRGNVVDMAVGIVIGAAFGKIVTSLVSDVIMPPIGWVTGGIDFSDMKWVIKPADASNPAHKIPEVAIAYGSFINSIIAFLILAFAIFILVKVINKFYTKAAAATPPDVALLTEIRDLLKNK, encoded by the coding sequence ATGAGCATGTTGAAGGAGTTCAAGGAATTTGCCATGCGTGGCAACGTGGTCGACATGGCGGTGGGTATCGTCATCGGCGCGGCGTTCGGCAAAATCGTTACGTCGCTGGTCAGCGACGTCATCATGCCGCCCATCGGCTGGGTCACCGGCGGTATCGACTTCTCCGACATGAAGTGGGTGATCAAACCCGCGGATGCCAGCAATCCGGCGCACAAGATTCCCGAAGTGGCGATTGCCTATGGCAGCTTCATCAACAGCATCATCGCCTTCCTGATCTTGGCGTTCGCCATCTTTATCCTGGTGAAGGTGATCAATAAGTTTTACACCAAGGCCGCCGCCGCAACGCCGCCCGACGTCGCGCTGCTTACGGAAATTCGCGATCTGTTGAAAAACAAGTAA
- a CDS encoding ABC transporter permease encodes MTFLFNLLVLVILAVALYVWVQLPWFVVLALVVVFAAWMALTRRGRQAASVTGVGVSTLKQRLGSSSVVVIGIAGVVGVLVALLAMGEGYAETLQKTGSTDTAIVMRGGSAAEVSSVLNHDSIVVIEQAPGVARDKQNKPIVSGEIVVAANLPVNDGTPGDEGSVQVRGVGEQAWALRPNAKIVAGRMFQPGMRELVVGQGAQRQFVGLQPGHEVKLGTQTWNVVGVFASGDAYDSEIWGDANVIADTYRRGSSRTSVFAKLTDAKALDTFKAALASDPRLQVDVDTTLNYFSKQSEGMSKVMRIMGITVGSIMAIGAIFGALNTMFAAVAARAREIATLRAIGFRGVPVVVAVMLETMMLALLGGVVGGLLAWLIFNGWTASTLAAGTTGQLAFTFRVTPSLLWEGLKWALAIGFVGGLFPALRAARLPVTTALREL; translated from the coding sequence ATGACGTTTCTATTCAATCTTCTCGTGTTGGTGATACTGGCTGTGGCCCTCTACGTATGGGTGCAATTGCCATGGTTTGTCGTCTTGGCGCTGGTCGTGGTATTCGCGGCATGGATGGCGCTTACGCGTCGCGGTCGACAAGCCGCATCCGTGACGGGCGTAGGCGTCAGTACGCTTAAGCAGCGCCTCGGGTCGTCGTCGGTGGTCGTGATCGGTATTGCCGGCGTGGTCGGCGTATTAGTGGCGTTGCTCGCGATGGGCGAAGGCTACGCGGAAACGCTGCAAAAGACCGGCAGCACCGATACGGCCATTGTGATGCGCGGCGGCTCGGCGGCCGAAGTGAGTTCGGTGTTGAATCACGACAGCATTGTGGTGATCGAACAAGCACCCGGCGTTGCGCGCGACAAGCAGAACAAGCCCATCGTGTCGGGCGAAATCGTGGTAGCGGCGAATTTGCCGGTGAACGATGGCACGCCGGGCGACGAGGGCAGCGTGCAAGTACGTGGCGTAGGCGAGCAGGCGTGGGCGCTGCGCCCTAACGCCAAGATCGTTGCCGGCCGCATGTTCCAACCCGGCATGCGCGAACTGGTGGTCGGTCAAGGCGCGCAGCGACAGTTCGTAGGTTTGCAGCCTGGACACGAAGTGAAGTTGGGTACGCAAACCTGGAACGTGGTTGGCGTGTTCGCTTCCGGCGATGCATACGACTCGGAAATCTGGGGCGATGCGAACGTCATTGCGGACACCTACCGTCGTGGCAGCAGTCGTACATCGGTGTTCGCCAAACTCACCGACGCCAAAGCGCTCGATACGTTCAAGGCCGCCTTGGCGAGCGATCCGCGTTTGCAGGTAGATGTCGACACCACGCTCAACTACTTCAGCAAGCAATCCGAAGGCATGAGCAAGGTGATGCGCATCATGGGCATTACCGTGGGATCGATCATGGCGATCGGCGCCATCTTCGGCGCGCTCAACACCATGTTCGCCGCCGTCGCCGCACGTGCGCGCGAAATCGCTACGCTGCGCGCCATCGGTTTCCGTGGTGTGCCGGTGGTGGTCGCGGTGATGCTGGAAACGATGATGCTGGCGTTGCTGGGTGGCGTGGTCGGTGGCTTGCTGGCGTGGCTGATCTTCAATGGATGGACAGCGTCGACACTCGCCGCGGGCACGACCGGGCAGCTGGCGTTTACCTTCAGGGTGACACCCAGCTTATTGTGGGAAGGCCTGAAATGGGCGCTGGCGATCGGCTTCGTCGGCGGTTTGTTCCCCGCGCTGCGCGCAGCGCGTCTGCCTGTCACGACTGCATTGCGCGAATTGTGA
- a CDS encoding BatD family protein, which translates to MSHRWLLLLCLMLPWNAMAATAKAALDRNDVHLGETVTLNLTIDGAMGASTPDLSVLDQDFQVLGTSSNSTLSVVNGRQSAQFVIGIALRPKHVGDVQIPSLTVGGSQTQPLTLHVGAPDTSTSSNTNKQVFIDVSASSNHAYVGQQLLYTVRLFFDVNLNSGSLSDPHADGVDLRKLGNDIDYQTVRSGRRYQVIERHYALTPQHAGSVAIPPVEFQGEVADSGNPNDPGNFFGPGGLFGNSSPVTADSLQLSIDVQAPPADWGNTNWLPARSLTLELQGMPSDDKVTAGQPLNLHMVVKAQGLPGDALPDPSLSTIDGATVYPDKVVTNTHDDGEWLTGDRERSFAIFPQHPGTLTIPEITLTWFDVQTGQKRVASVPSRTLTVLAASGTPATSPTTATSISASGATNAAASAPTSAAATTTSTTPWRWIALVSIALWLISMVVFGWLYARRRSGHVVVVEAKHDDSIKRLRHAFLDAARGDDRSTQARRLLAWARSERPAMRNLGQVADALASDEQRAAIDLLQRQQYADVSSEQRVDLATLFAHGFAWRRDDAAESDSPLPPLYPFKLD; encoded by the coding sequence GTGAGTCACCGGTGGCTGTTGCTGCTTTGCTTGATGCTGCCGTGGAACGCGATGGCCGCCACGGCGAAAGCCGCGCTGGACCGCAACGACGTGCACTTGGGCGAAACCGTGACGCTCAATCTCACGATCGATGGCGCCATGGGCGCGAGCACGCCCGATCTCAGTGTGCTCGATCAGGATTTTCAGGTGCTCGGCACGTCATCCAACAGCACGTTGAGCGTCGTCAACGGACGGCAGAGCGCGCAGTTCGTGATTGGCATCGCGTTGCGCCCGAAGCATGTCGGCGATGTGCAAATTCCTTCGCTGACGGTTGGGGGGAGTCAAACGCAACCGCTTACCTTGCATGTTGGCGCACCGGATACGTCGACGAGCTCGAACACGAACAAACAAGTCTTTATCGATGTCTCGGCTAGTTCGAATCATGCGTATGTCGGGCAGCAATTGCTCTACACGGTTCGTCTTTTTTTTGACGTCAATCTCAACAGCGGAAGCTTGTCCGACCCGCATGCCGACGGTGTGGATTTGCGCAAGCTGGGTAACGACATCGATTATCAAACTGTGCGCAGTGGTCGGCGCTATCAAGTTATCGAACGGCATTACGCGTTGACGCCGCAACATGCCGGGTCGGTTGCGATCCCACCTGTCGAATTTCAAGGTGAAGTCGCCGACTCGGGCAATCCCAACGATCCCGGAAATTTCTTCGGTCCGGGCGGATTGTTTGGCAACAGTTCGCCGGTCACGGCCGATTCGCTGCAGCTCAGTATCGATGTGCAAGCGCCGCCGGCCGACTGGGGCAATACCAATTGGTTGCCGGCGCGTTCGCTCACGCTCGAACTGCAAGGCATGCCTAGCGACGACAAAGTGACCGCCGGGCAGCCGCTCAATCTGCATATGGTCGTGAAGGCGCAAGGATTGCCCGGCGATGCGTTGCCCGATCCGAGTCTTTCCACCATCGATGGCGCAACGGTCTATCCGGATAAAGTCGTCACGAACACGCACGATGATGGCGAATGGTTGACCGGCGATCGCGAGCGCAGTTTTGCAATTTTTCCGCAGCACCCAGGCACGCTCACGATTCCCGAGATCACGCTTACATGGTTCGATGTGCAAACGGGACAAAAACGCGTTGCCTCCGTGCCTTCACGCACCTTGACGGTGTTGGCGGCCAGCGGAACGCCGGCTACATCGCCGACTACCGCGACGTCGATATCCGCATCGGGCGCTACGAACGCTGCCGCCTCTGCGCCGACAAGCGCCGCAGCGACGACAACATCGACGACACCATGGCGTTGGATTGCGTTGGTCAGTATCGCTCTGTGGTTGATCAGCATGGTCGTGTTCGGCTGGTTGTATGCGCGTCGCCGATCCGGGCATGTCGTCGTTGTTGAGGCAAAGCACGACGATTCCATCAAAAGGTTGCGCCACGCATTTCTGGATGCCGCACGCGGCGACGATCGTTCGACACAAGCGCGTCGGTTGCTCGCGTGGGCGCGCTCGGAACGACCTGCGATGAGAAATCTCGGTCAAGTGGCCGATGCCTTGGCATCGGACGAACAACGCGCAGCGATCGATCTTTTGCAACGTCAGCAGTATGCCGACGTTTCCTCGGAACAACGCGTCGACCTCGCCACATTGTTCGCGCATGGATTTGCGTGGCGACGCGACGATGCCGCCGAATCCGATTCGCCCTTGCCGCCGCTGTACCCGTTCAAACTCGATTGA
- a CDS encoding FtsX-like permease family protein → MKYLHLIWAALFRRKTRTVLTLVSIAAAFLLFGMLDAVRTSFDQAGKSANGAQRLQTGSKLSFIDTLPQGLGEKIAVVSGVKSVAYANWFGGAYQDPHNQVFTFAVSDNYIDQYPEVAVSADQRKAYVDTRTGVLVGEKLMEKYHWKVGDQIPLQSNIFPQQNGSKNWTFNIVGVLHPTDSSVAFYGQMILMHWKYFDDAVMKGYNNGQVGWYVTRVNDVNQADQVAKAIDAISANSDHETRTQTEAAATASWMKQLANIGLIVGSIMGAVFFTLLLLTGNTMMQAVRERTSELAVLKTLGFSDRGVLSMVLAESVLMVLLGGVIGIGLAALLIPGVSASSGGFLNLPTVGASSWSLGIALMLAIGLVVGAIPAWRAMRLNIVDALAGR, encoded by the coding sequence ATGAAATACCTTCATCTCATCTGGGCGGCGCTGTTTAGGCGCAAGACGCGCACCGTGCTTACGCTGGTGTCCATCGCCGCGGCATTTTTGTTGTTCGGCATGCTCGACGCCGTGCGCACCTCGTTCGATCAGGCGGGAAAGAGCGCGAACGGCGCACAACGCTTGCAGACGGGTTCCAAGTTGTCCTTTATCGACACCTTGCCTCAAGGTTTGGGCGAGAAAATTGCGGTCGTGTCCGGCGTGAAGTCGGTGGCGTATGCCAACTGGTTTGGCGGCGCGTATCAAGATCCGCACAATCAGGTGTTCACATTCGCCGTCAGCGACAACTACATCGATCAATACCCGGAAGTGGCGGTCAGCGCCGATCAGCGCAAAGCCTATGTAGACACGCGAACCGGCGTGTTGGTCGGCGAAAAGCTGATGGAGAAATATCACTGGAAGGTCGGCGATCAGATTCCGTTGCAATCGAACATCTTTCCGCAGCAGAACGGTAGCAAGAACTGGACCTTCAATATTGTCGGCGTGCTTCATCCCACGGATTCGAGCGTGGCTTTCTACGGTCAGATGATCCTGATGCATTGGAAATACTTCGACGATGCCGTGATGAAGGGCTACAACAATGGCCAGGTCGGTTGGTACGTCACGCGCGTGAACGATGTAAATCAGGCCGATCAGGTCGCGAAGGCCATCGATGCGATATCGGCCAATTCCGACCATGAAACCCGCACGCAAACCGAAGCCGCCGCCACGGCTTCGTGGATGAAGCAGCTGGCGAATATCGGCCTGATCGTGGGTTCGATCATGGGCGCCGTGTTCTTCACCCTGTTGCTGTTGACCGGCAACACCATGATGCAAGCGGTGCGCGAGCGCACATCGGAATTGGCGGTGCTGAAAACGCTGGGTTTTTCTGATCGCGGTGTGCTGAGCATGGTGTTGGCCGAATCGGTGTTGATGGTCTTGCTCGGCGGCGTTATCGGCATCGGATTGGCGGCGCTATTGATTCCCGGCGTCAGCGCGAGCAGCGGTGGTTTTCTCAATCTACCGACGGTGGGCGCGAGCAGTTGGTCGCTCGGTATTGCATTGATGTTGGCGATCGGTCTGGTCGTCGGCGCGATTCCCGCATGGCGCGCCATGCGCCTGAATATTGTCGACGCACTGGCTGGTCGGTGA
- a CDS encoding O-acetyl-ADP-ribose deacetylase: MSLSVVTADLTRLALDAIVNAANPGLLGGGGVDGAIHHAAGPALLDACRAIPEITPGVRCPTGEARITPGFALPARFVIHTVGPIWHGGNSGEPDLLAQCYRSCVALAVEYDIRNIGFPAISCGVYGYPPDQAASVAIATLREALAAHVAINVQLCCYGERMASIWQQALNRV; encoded by the coding sequence ATGTCCCTTAGCGTCGTCACCGCCGATCTCACCCGACTGGCCCTGGATGCCATCGTAAACGCCGCCAACCCCGGTCTGCTGGGCGGCGGCGGCGTGGACGGGGCCATTCATCACGCCGCGGGGCCCGCTCTGCTGGATGCCTGCCGCGCCATACCCGAGATCACGCCCGGCGTGCGGTGCCCGACCGGGGAGGCGCGCATCACGCCGGGATTCGCCCTGCCCGCGCGATTTGTCATCCATACCGTCGGCCCGATATGGCATGGCGGCAATAGCGGGGAACCAGACTTGCTCGCGCAGTGTTATCGGTCGTGCGTCGCGTTGGCGGTCGAATACGATATTCGCAACATTGGGTTTCCCGCGATAAGTTGCGGCGTCTACGGTTATCCGCCCGATCAAGCGGCCAGCGTGGCGATCGCGACACTTCGCGAAGCCCTTGCGGCTCATGTCGCGATAAACGTGCAACTCTGTTGCTACGGCGAACGCATGGCGTCGATTTGGCAACAAGCGCTCAATCGAGTTTGA
- a CDS encoding MarR family transcriptional regulator — protein sequence MPKTEDISFGYLLNDITLLFRKHFDRRAVKFGLTRAQWRATKMLYHREGLRQTELAEFLEMEPIAVGRVIDRLQAAGFVERRPDPKDRRAWRLYTTAQASEVIDDMERIARDLRRECTAGITYEELTHALEIMTRLKENLQALDTTDDPPLRSDDDSAE from the coding sequence ATGCCAAAGACGGAAGACATTTCATTCGGTTACTTGCTGAACGACATCACGTTGTTGTTCCGTAAGCATTTTGACCGACGTGCGGTGAAATTCGGGCTCACGCGCGCCCAATGGCGCGCGACCAAAATGCTGTATCACCGCGAAGGGCTGCGGCAGACGGAGCTGGCCGAATTTCTCGAAATGGAGCCCATCGCCGTGGGCCGAGTGATCGACCGCTTGCAGGCGGCCGGCTTCGTGGAGCGTAGGCCTGATCCGAAAGATCGGCGGGCCTGGCGCCTATACACCACCGCGCAAGCCAGCGAGGTGATCGACGACATGGAGCGCATCGCGCGCGATCTGCGTCGTGAATGCACCGCAGGCATTACTTACGAGGAACTGACGCATGCGCTGGAAATCATGACGCGCCTCAAAGAAAACCTGCAGGCGCTCGATACCACCGACGACCCGCCGCTGCGTAGCGACGACGATTCGGCCGAGTAA
- a CDS encoding efflux RND transporter periplasmic adaptor subunit produces MSNTDLLKELRIERHQRDDHKSGPGPWPWIVVAILVVLLAAGAGAWWWTSHRSVAVHTAQAVTAASDHSAGAVLQATGYVTARRQATVSAQITGTLTAVQIEEGDHVKNGQVLARLDDSQYKAALDTAVAQAKAAHALVAQYQVQLAQNQRDASRDEALAKQGLISKQAAEQARTQANSTNALLLSQQKQAAAADAQVVEAQVNYGYCVIRAPFDGVITTKDAQIGEIVSPFSAGGGFTRTGIGTIVDMDSLEVDVDVNEAYIGRVTPKMSAEAVLDAYPDWKIPAHVIAIVPAADRGKATVKVRVAMEQKDSRIVPDMGVRVSFLEAKPATTAQAPKGVLVPAKAIVKRDGSESVFIVANGKARQQSVQPAAQDYGDMRLIPASVNAGDNVVVSPPDDLKDGSDVSVQTP; encoded by the coding sequence GTGAGTAATACCGATCTATTAAAGGAATTGCGGATCGAGCGTCATCAGCGCGACGACCATAAAAGCGGCCCGGGACCCTGGCCGTGGATCGTCGTGGCGATCCTTGTGGTGTTGCTGGCGGCTGGCGCCGGGGCCTGGTGGTGGACGAGCCACCGCAGCGTGGCCGTTCATACTGCGCAGGCGGTGACGGCGGCCAGCGATCACTCGGCCGGCGCCGTGTTGCAGGCCACCGGTTATGTCACGGCGCGCCGGCAAGCGACGGTTTCCGCGCAGATCACCGGCACGTTGACCGCCGTGCAGATCGAAGAAGGCGATCACGTGAAGAACGGCCAAGTGCTGGCGCGCTTGGACGATAGCCAATACAAGGCGGCGCTCGACACGGCCGTTGCGCAAGCCAAAGCGGCGCACGCGCTGGTGGCTCAGTATCAGGTGCAACTGGCGCAGAATCAGCGCGACGCCTCGCGCGACGAAGCGCTCGCCAAACAAGGCCTGATTTCCAAGCAGGCCGCCGAGCAAGCGCGTACGCAGGCCAACAGCACCAACGCGCTGCTGTTGTCGCAACAGAAACAGGCGGCGGCTGCCGATGCGCAAGTGGTCGAAGCACAAGTCAATTACGGCTATTGCGTGATTCGTGCGCCGTTCGATGGCGTGATCACCACCAAAGATGCGCAGATCGGCGAAATCGTTTCGCCGTTCTCCGCTGGCGGCGGTTTTACGCGTACCGGCATCGGCACCATCGTGGATATGGATTCGTTGGAAGTCGACGTCGACGTCAACGAGGCGTACATCGGACGCGTCACGCCGAAGATGTCGGCCGAAGCGGTGCTCGATGCGTATCCCGACTGGAAAATTCCCGCGCACGTGATCGCCATCGTGCCGGCTGCCGATCGCGGCAAAGCCACGGTAAAAGTGCGTGTCGCGATGGAACAAAAAGATTCGCGCATCGTGCCGGATATGGGCGTGCGCGTATCGTTCCTGGAAGCCAAGCCCGCCACGACCGCACAAGCGCCGAAGGGCGTGCTGGTGCCGGCCAAGGCGATCGTCAAGCGCGACGGCAGCGAAAGCGTCTTCATCGTTGCGAACGGCAAGGCGCGCCAACAATCGGTGCAACCCGCCGCGCAAGACTATGGCGATATGCGTCTGATTCCCGCGTCCGTGAATGCGGGCGACAACGTGGTCGTTTCACCGCCGGACGATTTGAAAGACGGTTCGGACGTCAGTGTGCAAACCCCGTAA
- a CDS encoding M20/M25/M40 family metallo-hydrolase, which yields MSRPSLTLLAASLMLATGFVCAKDAPTTIPASAVQTAEHLRDKAMHDDTAYKLVEGLTTEVGARLAGGVNDQRGRDWMVAKFKALGFDKVYTEEVTYPLWVRRSEHGAIVAPFPQPLTLTALGYSPATPKGGLTAQVVQFANLDALKAADPASVKGKIVYIGERMQRHKDGLDYGRIGSPIRVEGPVLAQSKGAAGYLLRSAGTDADSRTPHTGVTGFTDPTKAIPAAALTNPDADQLERVLAHGQPVTVKLDLDCGIEGQYTGANVIGEITGSKYPDQVIAIGGHLDSWDLGTGAIDDGAGVAIAAGAAKLIHDLPQRPDRTIRVIAFANEEMGLWGGRAYAEKHASEVSKFQLGTESDFGSGPVWKMTASVKPEARGAIAQIAKVLAPIGVSYDVKKPGGGGSDLSQMHGKGMAALTLTQDGTYYFDWHHTPNDTLDKIDPKQLAQNVAVYAVFSYMAAQADGDFGSAPGAFAHDNAED from the coding sequence ATGTCCCGCCCCTCCCTCACCCTGCTCGCCGCCAGCTTGATGCTGGCTACCGGATTTGTTTGCGCGAAAGATGCGCCCACCACGATCCCTGCATCCGCAGTTCAAACCGCAGAACATTTGCGCGACAAGGCCATGCACGACGACACCGCGTACAAGCTGGTGGAAGGCCTTACCACCGAAGTGGGCGCACGCCTCGCCGGCGGCGTGAACGATCAGCGTGGCCGCGACTGGATGGTCGCCAAGTTCAAGGCGCTTGGTTTCGACAAGGTTTACACCGAAGAGGTGACGTACCCGCTGTGGGTGCGCCGCAGCGAGCATGGCGCCATCGTTGCGCCGTTTCCGCAGCCGTTGACGCTCACCGCATTGGGTTATTCGCCCGCGACGCCCAAGGGCGGCCTCACCGCGCAAGTGGTGCAGTTCGCCAACCTGGACGCCTTGAAAGCGGCCGATCCGGCCAGCGTGAAAGGTAAGATCGTCTATATCGGCGAACGCATGCAGCGTCACAAAGATGGCCTGGACTATGGCCGCATCGGCTCGCCGATTCGCGTAGAAGGCCCGGTGCTTGCGCAATCCAAAGGCGCCGCCGGTTACCTGTTGCGCTCGGCCGGCACCGACGCCGACAGCCGCACGCCGCATACCGGCGTGACCGGCTTTACCGATCCGACCAAAGCCATCCCCGCCGCCGCACTGACCAATCCGGATGCCGACCAGCTTGAACGCGTGCTGGCGCACGGCCAGCCGGTCACCGTCAAACTCGATCTGGATTGCGGCATTGAGGGCCAGTACACCGGCGCGAACGTGATCGGCGAAATCACCGGCAGCAAATATCCCGATCAAGTGATCGCCATCGGCGGCCATCTGGATTCCTGGGATCTGGGCACCGGCGCCATCGACGACGGCGCGGGCGTGGCGATTGCCGCCGGCGCGGCTAAGTTGATCCACGACTTGCCGCAACGCCCGGATCGCACGATCCGCGTGATCGCCTTCGCCAACGAGGAAATGGGTTTGTGGGGTGGACGCGCGTACGCCGAAAAGCATGCGTCGGAAGTGAGCAAATTCCAGCTTGGCACCGAATCGGATTTCGGCTCCGGCCCGGTGTGGAAGATGACCGCCAGCGTGAAACCCGAAGCACGCGGCGCCATCGCGCAGATCGCCAAGGTGCTGGCGCCGATTGGCGTGAGCTACGACGTCAAGAAACCTGGCGGCGGCGGCTCGGATCTTTCGCAGATGCACGGCAAAGGCATGGCCGCGCTCACGCTGACTCAGGACGGCACGTACTACTTCGATTGGCACCACACGCCCAACGATACGCTGGACAAGATCGATCCGAAGCAGCTGGCGCAGAACGTGGCGGTGTACGCGGTGTTCTCGTATATGGCCGCGCAGGCGGATGGCGACTTCGGTTCGGCGCCGGGCGCGTTTGCGCATGACAACGCTGAAGACTGA
- a CDS encoding ABC transporter ATP-binding protein, which produces MGTLIELRDLSKVYERGKQKVEVLHHINLDIAEGDFLALMGPSGSGKTTLLNLVGGLDTPTGGSIQVGGQRIDQLSAGALARWRASNVGFVFQFYNLMPMLSAQRNVELPLLLTKLSAAQRRKNAAIALQLVGLADRASHKPSELSGGQQQRVAIARAIVSDPSLLVCDEPTGDLDRQSAEEVLGLLRLLNREHGKTIVMVTHDPKAAEYADHTLHLDKGTLVEQATA; this is translated from the coding sequence ATGGGTACGTTGATTGAGCTGCGCGATCTTTCCAAAGTCTACGAACGCGGAAAGCAGAAAGTCGAAGTGTTGCATCACATCAACCTCGATATCGCCGAAGGCGACTTCCTGGCGCTGATGGGGCCGTCCGGCTCGGGCAAGACCACGTTGTTGAACCTGGTGGGCGGGCTGGATACGCCGACCGGCGGCAGTATTCAAGTCGGCGGCCAGCGCATCGACCAATTGAGCGCCGGAGCGTTGGCGCGTTGGCGCGCATCAAACGTCGGGTTCGTGTTCCAGTTCTACAACTTGATGCCGATGTTGAGCGCGCAGCGTAACGTCGAATTGCCGTTGCTGCTCACCAAGTTGTCGGCGGCGCAGCGTCGCAAAAATGCGGCCATTGCGTTGCAATTGGTCGGTCTGGCGGATCGCGCTTCGCACAAGCCCAGCGAACTTTCCGGCGGTCAACAACAGCGCGTCGCGATTGCGCGCGCCATCGTGTCCGATCCCAGCTTGCTGGTGTGCGATGAACCGACCGGCGACTTGGATCGCCAATCGGCGGAAGAAGTGCTCGGCTTGTTGCGTCTGCTCAATCGCGAACACGGCAAGACCATCGTGATGGTGACGCACGATCCGAAGGCCGCCGAATACGCCGATCACACGCTGCATCTGGATAAGGGCACGCTCGTCGAACAGGCTACGGCCTGA
- a CDS encoding fumarylacetoacetate hydrolase family protein, translating into MRYLIDPPAIPSLPVIGREERFPVRRVFCIGRNYAEHAREMGATVDASAPMFFCKPADAVVTDGADVAYPQATHDLHHEVEMVVALKAGGRDLNASQADDAIFGYGVGLDLTRRDLQAIAKAKSHPWDVAKAFDHSAPVSALRLASDAAPHAETRISLYVNDDLRQHGQLKDMVHGVTDIIVALSKLFELKPGDLIFTGTPAGVAALQRGDRFRAELENIALLEGRVGNG; encoded by the coding sequence ATGCGCTACCTCATCGATCCCCCTGCCATTCCCTCCCTCCCCGTCATCGGCCGCGAGGAACGTTTTCCCGTGCGCCGCGTGTTCTGCATCGGCCGCAACTACGCCGAGCATGCGCGCGAGATGGGCGCCACCGTCGACGCGTCCGCACCGATGTTCTTCTGTAAGCCTGCCGATGCGGTGGTGACGGACGGTGCGGATGTGGCGTATCCGCAAGCCACCCACGATCTGCATCACGAAGTGGAAATGGTGGTAGCGCTAAAAGCAGGCGGCCGCGATTTGAATGCTTCGCAAGCGGACGACGCGATCTTCGGTTACGGCGTGGGGCTCGACCTTACGCGGCGCGATCTGCAAGCGATCGCCAAGGCCAAGAGTCATCCGTGGGACGTCGCCAAGGCGTTCGATCATTCCGCGCCCGTTTCCGCATTGCGTTTGGCGAGCGATGCCGCTCCGCATGCTGAGACGCGCATCAGCCTGTATGTGAACGACGATCTGCGCCAGCACGGTCAGCTCAAGGACATGGTGCACGGCGTAACGGACATCATCGTGGCCTTGTCCAAACTGTTCGAATTGAAACCTGGCGATCTTATTTTTACGGGTACGCCGGCGGGCGTGGCCGCTTTGCAGCGCGGCGATCGCTTCCGCGCGGAATTGGAAAACATCGCGCTGCTTGAGGGACGCGTCGGCAACGGATAA